One window of the Anoplolepis gracilipes chromosome 9, ASM4749672v1, whole genome shotgun sequence genome contains the following:
- the Napi-t gene encoding putative inorganic phosphate cotransporter, whose protein sequence is MSKMGKSKELLTCRDVLWFLVFCGFAINYMLRLNLNLTIVAMVIPYSKPAAVVQCNPENSTLIWTNETSQNNNVSFSITTPSSENVTYEDRFAWNEYEQGLVLGAYYWLHWLSQLPGGLLARRYGTKLVFGLGNLLTALLGFLVPYASHLYGLIFLRMLQGFIAGVTWPSMHDMTAKWIPPNERSRFVSAYLGSSVGAAITYPLCAAVTSFLGWGASFHVTSLIGVMWYCLWKFLVYDSPQQHPRISDDEKNHILDNIAKSVDEEETPIPWKSIILSGPVWITILAHWSTAWGFFTLMTQAPTYFNFIHGWNINTTGILAGAPHIVRMIFSYFFSIMSDWLLRTKRMSLTNVRKLATFVCTGVQGVLIMALGFSGCHPLFAIVFMMTGTAVNGAISAATLTTFVDLSPNYASVLLGFANMIIVCAGFLSPAIVGILTNNNQNVGQWRLVFLIAAANSIAGGIIYIIFGTSKQQPWNQYVKLNLKEQEMQKLTTKAIKSANDIENVNNTENINIVENNKSLRNLIEK, encoded by the exons ATgt caaaaatggGAAAAA GCAAGGAATTGCTTACTTGCCGAGATGTTTTATGGTTCCTAGTCTTTTGTGGATTCGccattaattatatgttgcGATTAAACTTAAATCTTACCATAGTCGCAATGGTGATACCATATTCGAAACCTGCAGCGGTCGTGCAATGCAATCCAGAAAATAGTACATTAATCTGGACCAACGAAACATCTCAGAATAATAACGTATCTTTCTCGATTACGACACCGTCGTCCGAAAATGTTACG tatgaAGATCGATTCGCCTGGAATGAATACGAACAAGGATTGGTATTGGGTGCCTATTACTGGTTGCACTGGTTATCACAATTGCCTGGTGGTCTTCTAGCCAGGCGATATGGTACAAAACTTGTATTCGGTTTAGGAAATTTATTAACGGCTCTTTTAGGATTTCTCGTTCCTTACGCGTCACATCTGTACGGCTTGATATTTCTCCGAATGTTGCAGGGTTTCATCGCA ggTGTTACATGGCCATCGATGCACGATATGACGGCGAAGTGGATTCCGCCAAACGAGAGAAGCAGATTCGTTAGCGCTTATCTTG GAAGTTCTGTGGGAGCTGCAATTACTTACCCCCTGTGTGCAGCTGTGACTAGTTTCCTCGGTTGGGGTGCATCTTTCCACGTGACGTCTTTAATAGGTGTAATGTG GTACTGCTTATGGAAATTTCTCGTGTACGATTCGCCGCAACAGCATCCACGAATCTCCGACGATGAGAAAAATCATATCTTGGATAACATCGCTAAATCTGTCGACGAAGAGGAAACGCCAATACCTTGGAAATCAATAATTCTGTCAGGACCGGTATGGATCACCATTCTCGCACATTGGAGCACTGCTTGGGGTTTCTTTACGTTGATGACACAGGCACCGACTTACTTCAACTTTATTCACGGTTGGAATATTAATACT actgGAATCTTGGCAGGAGCACCACATATAGTCAGAATGATCTTCTCGTATTTCTTTTCCATCATGAGCGATTGGCTGCTACGTACGAAGCGAATGAGCTTAACGAATGTTAGGAAATTAGCTACCTTCGTTTGTACCGGTGTACAAGGTGTCCTCATTATGGCTCTCGGATTTAGCGGATGTCATCCATTATTCGCGATTGTCTTCATGATGACCGGCACAGCGGTTAATGGTGCCATTTCCGCAGCAACTTTGACAACCTTTGTCGATCTCAGTCCGAACTATGCTAGTGTCCTCCTCGGATTCGCCAACATGATAATCGTATGTGCCGGTTTTCTCTCGCCAGCAATCGTTGGTATACTAACGAATAATAAC CAAAATGTGGGACAATGGCGTTTGGTCTTTCTAATTGCCGCTGCCAATTCGATAGCAGGtggtatcatatatataatctttggCACTTCAAAGCAGCAACCATGGAATCAATAcgttaaattgaatttaaaggAACAAGAAATGCAGAAACTGACCACGAAAGCCATAAAATCCGCTAATGATATCGAGAATGTGAACAatactgaaaatataaatattgttgaaaataataaatctttaagaaATCTTATCGAGAAGTAA
- the LOC140669511 gene encoding uncharacterized protein isoform X3 has protein sequence MGEKTEHIVMTPKCKTSNSTTLIIERQTLEPPAENGNENNVHIAGGDHKGIVINKQAVAVTNGEVSPAQLCLQFRVFLVSAQTGKHTQEQRTLQFWFIDTLSETEQPSVAQEFFRELVTPQEFPRDYVGFIKKIMKLMQHKYPSIKKLEIELRQLEEPITLPSRPSTGHLLFTLPPSEKVIRTSVSADETIMGQVIELTVEKVLELIESAYPNPVTVVDISKEHGWEPLEVEAKLKELQEKGLIKALDHGAFTRVVHEDTQVQVVKQMPTMASAKQPTIAIITAQYCEKLAVDSMIENKETFVRYTTVGESNIYTLGNIGAHRIVCTKLPTVGHTREAMTAAGNTTTRLLGTFQKVDFVFLVGVGGGVPHYTDYNKHVRLGDVVISHPTPYNNKYTYVYCENAKMSENGNYHFETKEYCPPNLGLQEIAATLKKEAENEALPPWQTYMKEGLENLINQSEHDFNAPPPESDKLYMAIGERDVIEVSHPTAPQDSINKRTDGCSRIHLAPVASGRQIARDDQLRQKFASRFGALAFDAEMDAVVESILGNCRENFVVIRGIADYKDGTRIKEWQPYAALAAASVMKAIICAMDPPTND, from the exons ATGGGTGAAAAGACTG AGCACATTGTAATGACACCAAAATGCAAGACTTCGAATTCCACAACACTGATAATAGAGAGGCAAACCTTAGAGCCTCCAGCGGAGAATGGAAACGAGAACAATGTTCACATTGCCGGCGGCGATCACAAAGGAATTGTCATCAACAAACAAGCTGTGGCTG TAACAAATGGAGAAGTTAGTCCTGCCCAGCTTTGCCTACAATTCAGAGTGTTTCTGGTGAGCGCACAAACTGGAAAGCACACACAAGAACAAAGAACTCTTCAATTTTGGTTCATCGATACACTGTCCGAAACGGAACAGCCAAGCGTTGCACAAGAATTTTTCAGAGAACTTGTCACTCCGCAGGAATTTCCTAGAG ATTATGTgggatttataaaaaagataatgaaattGATGCAACATAAATATCCTAGTATTAAAAAACTAGAAATAGAATTGAGACAACTGGAAGAACCAATCACACTTCCAAGCAGACCat CTACTGGTCACTTACTATTCACACTTCCTCCCTCTGAGAAAGTTATAAGGACATCAG tatctGCTGACGAAACCATCATGGGTCAAGTGATTGAGCTAACAGTAGAAAAAGTTTTGGAACTCATTGAGTCTGCCTATCCAAACCCAGTAACTGTGGTTGACATTTCAAA GGAACATGGCTGGGAACCATTAGAGGTGGAAGCTAAATTGAAAGAACTTCAAGAAAAAGGGCTCATTAAAGCATTGGATCATGGGGCTTTCACACGTGTTGTCCATGAAGATACTCAAGTccaa gtaGTGAAGCAGATGCCAACAATGGCAAGTGCAAAACAACCTACTATAGCTATCATTACAGCTCAATATTGTGAGAAACTTGCTGTAGACTCAATGATTGAAAATAAGGAAACCTTTGTTCGCTACACTACTGTTG GGGAATCTAACATTTATACTTTGGGCAATATCGGTGCACATAGAATTGTGTGCACTAAATTGCCAACTGTGGGCCATACTAGAGAAGCGATGACCGCAGCCGGCAATACTACTACTAGATTGTTAG GGACGTTTCAAAAGGTGGATTTTGTTTTTCTCGTCGGAGTTGGTGGTGGTGTTCCTCACTATACGGATTACAATAAACACGTACGATTGGGTGACGTAGTGATATCACATCCAACgccgtataataataaatatacatacgtttATTGCGAAAATGCTAAGATGAGCGAAAACGGGAATTATCATTTCGAGACCAAAGAATATTGCCCGCCAAATCTCGGTCTTCAAGAAATCGCGGCAACTCTTAAGAAAGAG gctGAAAATGAAGCACTTCCGCCGTGGCAAACGTATATGAAGGAAGGTTTGGAAAATCTAATCAATCAGTCGGAACATGACTTCAACGCACCACCACCAGAATCCGATAAGCTATATATGGCTATTGGAGAAAGAGATGTCATCGAAGTATCTCATCCAACTGCACCACAggattcaataaataaaag aaCTGACGGATGTTCTCGAATCCATCTTGCGCCAGTGGCATCTGGTCGACAAATCGCACGAGACGATCAACTTAGACAAAAATTCGCAAGTCGATTCGGCGCGCTGGCATTTGATGCAGAAATGGATGCCGTGGTAGAGAGTATCTTAGGTAATTGCCGCGAAAATTTTGTCGTAATTCGCGGAATTGCCGATTACAAAGACGGTACCCGAATCAAAGAATGGCAACCTTACGCGGCATTGGCGGCAGCCAGTGTAATGAAAGCTATAATCTGCGCTATGGATCCACCGACCAATGATTAA
- the LOC140669511 gene encoding uncharacterized protein isoform X1, whose product MGEKTEHIVMTPKCKTSNSTTLIIERQTLEPPAENGNENNVHIAGGDHKGIVINKQAVAVTNGEVSPAQLCLQFRVFLVSAQTGKHTQEQRTLQFWFIDTLSETEQPSVAQEFFRELVTPQEFPRDYVGFIKKIMKLMQHKYPSIKKLEIELRQLEEPITLPSRPSTGHLLFTLPPSEKVIRTSVSADETIMGQVIELTVEKVLELIESAYPNPVTVVDISKEHGWEPLEVEAKLKELQEKGLIKALDHGAFTRVVHEDTQVQVVKQMPTMASAKQPTIAIITAQYCEKLAVDSMIENKETFVRYTTVGTASSPDTTDGVPRVICRFGESNIYTLGNIGAHRIVCTKLPTVGHTREAMTAAGNTTTRLLGTFQKVDFVFLVGVGGGVPHYTDYNKHVRLGDVVISHPTPYNNKYTYVYCENAKMSENGNYHFETKEYCPPNLGLQEIAATLKKEAENEALPPWQTYMKEGLENLINQSEHDFNAPPPESDKLYMAIGERDVIEVSHPTAPQDSINKRTDGCSRIHLAPVASGRQIARDDQLRQKFASRFGALAFDAEMDAVVESILGNCRENFVVIRGIADYKDGTRIKEWQPYAALAAASVMKAIICAMDPPTND is encoded by the exons ATGGGTGAAAAGACTG AGCACATTGTAATGACACCAAAATGCAAGACTTCGAATTCCACAACACTGATAATAGAGAGGCAAACCTTAGAGCCTCCAGCGGAGAATGGAAACGAGAACAATGTTCACATTGCCGGCGGCGATCACAAAGGAATTGTCATCAACAAACAAGCTGTGGCTG TAACAAATGGAGAAGTTAGTCCTGCCCAGCTTTGCCTACAATTCAGAGTGTTTCTGGTGAGCGCACAAACTGGAAAGCACACACAAGAACAAAGAACTCTTCAATTTTGGTTCATCGATACACTGTCCGAAACGGAACAGCCAAGCGTTGCACAAGAATTTTTCAGAGAACTTGTCACTCCGCAGGAATTTCCTAGAG ATTATGTgggatttataaaaaagataatgaaattGATGCAACATAAATATCCTAGTATTAAAAAACTAGAAATAGAATTGAGACAACTGGAAGAACCAATCACACTTCCAAGCAGACCat CTACTGGTCACTTACTATTCACACTTCCTCCCTCTGAGAAAGTTATAAGGACATCAG tatctGCTGACGAAACCATCATGGGTCAAGTGATTGAGCTAACAGTAGAAAAAGTTTTGGAACTCATTGAGTCTGCCTATCCAAACCCAGTAACTGTGGTTGACATTTCAAA GGAACATGGCTGGGAACCATTAGAGGTGGAAGCTAAATTGAAAGAACTTCAAGAAAAAGGGCTCATTAAAGCATTGGATCATGGGGCTTTCACACGTGTTGTCCATGAAGATACTCAAGTccaa gtaGTGAAGCAGATGCCAACAATGGCAAGTGCAAAACAACCTACTATAGCTATCATTACAGCTCAATATTGTGAGAAACTTGCTGTAGACTCAATGATTGAAAATAAGGAAACCTTTGTTCGCTACACTACTGTTG GTACCGCAAGCTCACCAGATACGACAGATGGAGTTCCGCGAGTGATATGCCGTTTCG GGGAATCTAACATTTATACTTTGGGCAATATCGGTGCACATAGAATTGTGTGCACTAAATTGCCAACTGTGGGCCATACTAGAGAAGCGATGACCGCAGCCGGCAATACTACTACTAGATTGTTAG GGACGTTTCAAAAGGTGGATTTTGTTTTTCTCGTCGGAGTTGGTGGTGGTGTTCCTCACTATACGGATTACAATAAACACGTACGATTGGGTGACGTAGTGATATCACATCCAACgccgtataataataaatatacatacgtttATTGCGAAAATGCTAAGATGAGCGAAAACGGGAATTATCATTTCGAGACCAAAGAATATTGCCCGCCAAATCTCGGTCTTCAAGAAATCGCGGCAACTCTTAAGAAAGAG gctGAAAATGAAGCACTTCCGCCGTGGCAAACGTATATGAAGGAAGGTTTGGAAAATCTAATCAATCAGTCGGAACATGACTTCAACGCACCACCACCAGAATCCGATAAGCTATATATGGCTATTGGAGAAAGAGATGTCATCGAAGTATCTCATCCAACTGCACCACAggattcaataaataaaag aaCTGACGGATGTTCTCGAATCCATCTTGCGCCAGTGGCATCTGGTCGACAAATCGCACGAGACGATCAACTTAGACAAAAATTCGCAAGTCGATTCGGCGCGCTGGCATTTGATGCAGAAATGGATGCCGTGGTAGAGAGTATCTTAGGTAATTGCCGCGAAAATTTTGTCGTAATTCGCGGAATTGCCGATTACAAAGACGGTACCCGAATCAAAGAATGGCAACCTTACGCGGCATTGGCGGCAGCCAGTGTAATGAAAGCTATAATCTGCGCTATGGATCCACCGACCAATGATTAA
- the LOC140669511 gene encoding uncharacterized protein isoform X2: protein MGEKTEHIVMTPKCKTSNSTTLIIERQTLEPPAENGNENNVHIAGGDHKGIVINKQAVAVTNGEVSPAQLCLQFRVFLVSAQTGKHTQEQRTLQFWFIDTLSETEQPSVAQEFFRELVTPQEFPRDYVGFIKKIMKLMQHKYPSIKKLEIELRQLEEPITLPSRPLSADETIMGQVIELTVEKVLELIESAYPNPVTVVDISKEHGWEPLEVEAKLKELQEKGLIKALDHGAFTRVVHEDTQVQVVKQMPTMASAKQPTIAIITAQYCEKLAVDSMIENKETFVRYTTVGTASSPDTTDGVPRVICRFGESNIYTLGNIGAHRIVCTKLPTVGHTREAMTAAGNTTTRLLGTFQKVDFVFLVGVGGGVPHYTDYNKHVRLGDVVISHPTPYNNKYTYVYCENAKMSENGNYHFETKEYCPPNLGLQEIAATLKKEAENEALPPWQTYMKEGLENLINQSEHDFNAPPPESDKLYMAIGERDVIEVSHPTAPQDSINKRTDGCSRIHLAPVASGRQIARDDQLRQKFASRFGALAFDAEMDAVVESILGNCRENFVVIRGIADYKDGTRIKEWQPYAALAAASVMKAIICAMDPPTND, encoded by the exons ATGGGTGAAAAGACTG AGCACATTGTAATGACACCAAAATGCAAGACTTCGAATTCCACAACACTGATAATAGAGAGGCAAACCTTAGAGCCTCCAGCGGAGAATGGAAACGAGAACAATGTTCACATTGCCGGCGGCGATCACAAAGGAATTGTCATCAACAAACAAGCTGTGGCTG TAACAAATGGAGAAGTTAGTCCTGCCCAGCTTTGCCTACAATTCAGAGTGTTTCTGGTGAGCGCACAAACTGGAAAGCACACACAAGAACAAAGAACTCTTCAATTTTGGTTCATCGATACACTGTCCGAAACGGAACAGCCAAGCGTTGCACAAGAATTTTTCAGAGAACTTGTCACTCCGCAGGAATTTCCTAGAG ATTATGTgggatttataaaaaagataatgaaattGATGCAACATAAATATCCTAGTATTAAAAAACTAGAAATAGAATTGAGACAACTGGAAGAACCAATCACACTTCCAAGCAGACCat tatctGCTGACGAAACCATCATGGGTCAAGTGATTGAGCTAACAGTAGAAAAAGTTTTGGAACTCATTGAGTCTGCCTATCCAAACCCAGTAACTGTGGTTGACATTTCAAA GGAACATGGCTGGGAACCATTAGAGGTGGAAGCTAAATTGAAAGAACTTCAAGAAAAAGGGCTCATTAAAGCATTGGATCATGGGGCTTTCACACGTGTTGTCCATGAAGATACTCAAGTccaa gtaGTGAAGCAGATGCCAACAATGGCAAGTGCAAAACAACCTACTATAGCTATCATTACAGCTCAATATTGTGAGAAACTTGCTGTAGACTCAATGATTGAAAATAAGGAAACCTTTGTTCGCTACACTACTGTTG GTACCGCAAGCTCACCAGATACGACAGATGGAGTTCCGCGAGTGATATGCCGTTTCG GGGAATCTAACATTTATACTTTGGGCAATATCGGTGCACATAGAATTGTGTGCACTAAATTGCCAACTGTGGGCCATACTAGAGAAGCGATGACCGCAGCCGGCAATACTACTACTAGATTGTTAG GGACGTTTCAAAAGGTGGATTTTGTTTTTCTCGTCGGAGTTGGTGGTGGTGTTCCTCACTATACGGATTACAATAAACACGTACGATTGGGTGACGTAGTGATATCACATCCAACgccgtataataataaatatacatacgtttATTGCGAAAATGCTAAGATGAGCGAAAACGGGAATTATCATTTCGAGACCAAAGAATATTGCCCGCCAAATCTCGGTCTTCAAGAAATCGCGGCAACTCTTAAGAAAGAG gctGAAAATGAAGCACTTCCGCCGTGGCAAACGTATATGAAGGAAGGTTTGGAAAATCTAATCAATCAGTCGGAACATGACTTCAACGCACCACCACCAGAATCCGATAAGCTATATATGGCTATTGGAGAAAGAGATGTCATCGAAGTATCTCATCCAACTGCACCACAggattcaataaataaaag aaCTGACGGATGTTCTCGAATCCATCTTGCGCCAGTGGCATCTGGTCGACAAATCGCACGAGACGATCAACTTAGACAAAAATTCGCAAGTCGATTCGGCGCGCTGGCATTTGATGCAGAAATGGATGCCGTGGTAGAGAGTATCTTAGGTAATTGCCGCGAAAATTTTGTCGTAATTCGCGGAATTGCCGATTACAAAGACGGTACCCGAATCAAAGAATGGCAACCTTACGCGGCATTGGCGGCAGCCAGTGTAATGAAAGCTATAATCTGCGCTATGGATCCACCGACCAATGATTAA
- the LOC140669511 gene encoding uncharacterized protein isoform X4, whose amino-acid sequence MGEKTEHIVMTPKCKTSNSTTLIIERQTLEPPAENGNENNVHIAGGDHKGIVINKQAVAVTNGEVSPAQLCLQFRVFLVSAQTGKHTQEQRTLQFWFIDTLSETEQPSVAQEFFRELVTPQEFPRDYVGFIKKIMKLMQHKYPSIKKLEIELRQLEEPITLPSRPLSADETIMGQVIELTVEKVLELIESAYPNPVTVVDISKEHGWEPLEVEAKLKELQEKGLIKALDHGAFTRVVHEDTQVQVVKQMPTMASAKQPTIAIITAQYCEKLAVDSMIENKETFVRYTTVGESNIYTLGNIGAHRIVCTKLPTVGHTREAMTAAGNTTTRLLGTFQKVDFVFLVGVGGGVPHYTDYNKHVRLGDVVISHPTPYNNKYTYVYCENAKMSENGNYHFETKEYCPPNLGLQEIAATLKKEAENEALPPWQTYMKEGLENLINQSEHDFNAPPPESDKLYMAIGERDVIEVSHPTAPQDSINKRTDGCSRIHLAPVASGRQIARDDQLRQKFASRFGALAFDAEMDAVVESILGNCRENFVVIRGIADYKDGTRIKEWQPYAALAAASVMKAIICAMDPPTND is encoded by the exons ATGGGTGAAAAGACTG AGCACATTGTAATGACACCAAAATGCAAGACTTCGAATTCCACAACACTGATAATAGAGAGGCAAACCTTAGAGCCTCCAGCGGAGAATGGAAACGAGAACAATGTTCACATTGCCGGCGGCGATCACAAAGGAATTGTCATCAACAAACAAGCTGTGGCTG TAACAAATGGAGAAGTTAGTCCTGCCCAGCTTTGCCTACAATTCAGAGTGTTTCTGGTGAGCGCACAAACTGGAAAGCACACACAAGAACAAAGAACTCTTCAATTTTGGTTCATCGATACACTGTCCGAAACGGAACAGCCAAGCGTTGCACAAGAATTTTTCAGAGAACTTGTCACTCCGCAGGAATTTCCTAGAG ATTATGTgggatttataaaaaagataatgaaattGATGCAACATAAATATCCTAGTATTAAAAAACTAGAAATAGAATTGAGACAACTGGAAGAACCAATCACACTTCCAAGCAGACCat tatctGCTGACGAAACCATCATGGGTCAAGTGATTGAGCTAACAGTAGAAAAAGTTTTGGAACTCATTGAGTCTGCCTATCCAAACCCAGTAACTGTGGTTGACATTTCAAA GGAACATGGCTGGGAACCATTAGAGGTGGAAGCTAAATTGAAAGAACTTCAAGAAAAAGGGCTCATTAAAGCATTGGATCATGGGGCTTTCACACGTGTTGTCCATGAAGATACTCAAGTccaa gtaGTGAAGCAGATGCCAACAATGGCAAGTGCAAAACAACCTACTATAGCTATCATTACAGCTCAATATTGTGAGAAACTTGCTGTAGACTCAATGATTGAAAATAAGGAAACCTTTGTTCGCTACACTACTGTTG GGGAATCTAACATTTATACTTTGGGCAATATCGGTGCACATAGAATTGTGTGCACTAAATTGCCAACTGTGGGCCATACTAGAGAAGCGATGACCGCAGCCGGCAATACTACTACTAGATTGTTAG GGACGTTTCAAAAGGTGGATTTTGTTTTTCTCGTCGGAGTTGGTGGTGGTGTTCCTCACTATACGGATTACAATAAACACGTACGATTGGGTGACGTAGTGATATCACATCCAACgccgtataataataaatatacatacgtttATTGCGAAAATGCTAAGATGAGCGAAAACGGGAATTATCATTTCGAGACCAAAGAATATTGCCCGCCAAATCTCGGTCTTCAAGAAATCGCGGCAACTCTTAAGAAAGAG gctGAAAATGAAGCACTTCCGCCGTGGCAAACGTATATGAAGGAAGGTTTGGAAAATCTAATCAATCAGTCGGAACATGACTTCAACGCACCACCACCAGAATCCGATAAGCTATATATGGCTATTGGAGAAAGAGATGTCATCGAAGTATCTCATCCAACTGCACCACAggattcaataaataaaag aaCTGACGGATGTTCTCGAATCCATCTTGCGCCAGTGGCATCTGGTCGACAAATCGCACGAGACGATCAACTTAGACAAAAATTCGCAAGTCGATTCGGCGCGCTGGCATTTGATGCAGAAATGGATGCCGTGGTAGAGAGTATCTTAGGTAATTGCCGCGAAAATTTTGTCGTAATTCGCGGAATTGCCGATTACAAAGACGGTACCCGAATCAAAGAATGGCAACCTTACGCGGCATTGGCGGCAGCCAGTGTAATGAAAGCTATAATCTGCGCTATGGATCCACCGACCAATGATTAA